One Chloroflexaceae bacterium genomic window, CGCTACTGTAGCGCTTCCAGGCGTCCCGGCTCATGCCGTGCAGGCTCAGCAGCCGCATGCGCTCGGCGAGGTCTATGTCGGCGGTGGTGATCATCCCTCCTTCGCCGGTGGTCATATTCTTGGTCGCATAGAACGAGAAGACCGTGACCCGCCTGAGTTCGCCTGGCGCCAGGGTGTCGGCGCCAATCCGCTGGCCGTGATAGGTGCTGCCGATGGCGTGGGCGGCGTCTTCGACCACAGCCAGCCCGTGCTGGATTGCCACCTCGTAGATGGCCCGCAGATCACACGCCTGGCCGGCGAAATGTACTGGAACGATCGCTCTGGTGCGCGGTGTGATAGCTGCCCTGATCGCTTCGGGAGTCACGTTCCCGTCGGCGCCAACATCGACCAGAACCGGACGCGCGCCGAGATGCACCACGACATTGGCCGTCGCGCAGAAGGTGAGAGTCGGCACGATCACTTCGTCGCCTGGCCCAATGCCGAGCGCGGTGAGAGCGATGTGCAACCCGGCGGTGCATGAACTCACCGCGATGGCGTGAGCACTGCCGACATACGCCGCGAGATCGGCTTCAAAGCGTTTCACCTTAGGACCGGTGGTGATCCAACCTGAACGCAGCGAGTCGACCACCTCCGCGATCTCGTCATCACCGATCTGGGGGAGCGCGAATGGCAGGAAACGCTCACGAACCGGCCGCGCTTTGCGTACCGAAACGCTCATCTTAGTCCTCCTTCATCAGTTGACGGATCGTTACGAAGGCTTCTGCTGCGAGCATACCCACGCTTACCCCGCGCTGCTGCGCGTAAATCCGCGTTGCCTCAGGCGAGCGGGGGTGAGGAAAGGGTTTGACTTCGCTCTCGTGCGTTTCGGTATAGACCGCAACCGCTCGCAGTTTGGTTTCAAGCGTTGAACTGATATCAACGAAACAGGTCGGCTGAAACGCCGTCTCGGCGAATGGCGCGCCCCACTCTGTGGAGGACGCCACTTCGTAGCTGTAGGCCTGCTCAACGGGGCAGGCGCCAAAGGGACGGATGGCCACCATCGTCGCCGCGAAGATCGTCCGGTGATCCTGGTTGGCATCCCCCCGATGGTGCGTGTAGACGATCTGGGCCCCGGTATCGGTGATGGCCGCGGTTATGGGACGGATCAATTCGAGTAGCGGGAGTGCATCGAGACGCTGATCAGGTAGGCGCGCGAATCGCACATCCTCCACCCCCAGGACGGCGCAGGCGTTGAGCGCCGCCGTTTCTTGCAGACTAGTGACGGTATGGCGTGCGGTTACTCCATCGGTCATGATCAGCACCGTCACGCGATCACCTCGGCGAACATGGCGAGCAATTGTCCCACCCACCCCGTAGGTCTCATCGTCCGGGTGAGCGGCGATGACAAGCACACGCTTCGACATGCATTCCCCCCTCAACTAACTTATGCCAGTGGACCGTACACAGGCGCTTCTACGGGCTGCCCGGCTGGCAGACTGGCGCCATCGAGAATGGCGCGACTGGTTGGTCCACAGTTAAACAAGAGATCGACTGCGGACATTGCCGGTATGAAGTCCCCCCATAGTTGGGGGTAAACAGGGTGCTGAAAATCCTGATAGACCACCCTGATGCCGTGCTCGGCAAAGCGTTCCTCATCGAGGTAGGTTCGACCGGCCCGACCCGAAAGGTAGGCCGATGCGCCTACTGCCCGGCAGATCGCAAGATTGACGGTAGTTGGTCCGCGTTCATCGATTCCTAGTTTGGAGGCGCGGACAAATCGCCCACCGAGCCCAAACTGTTCGGCCAGGTAGGTAATAATGGCGATATTCAATTCAACCAGCGAGCGCCAGTCACGCCGGTACAGGTCAGCGAAGAACGAGGCGTGATCGTTGAAATACGGCGCACGTCCGTAGCTCTGGCGCATCAACGACCAGCAGCGCTGGCGCCAGTTCCGATCGTTGCAGATTTCCACCTCGTTAATCGTCTGATCCGACCGGCCGGTTTTGTAGACCGGTACAGTGAGCCAGGTTGGACCGTTCGCAGTCTTGATCCGGTTCCGGTTCTGGAAATCATCTTTGGCAAACTGACAGGTGTCGAGAAGTACGAACAGTTCGGCCTGTCGCAGTTTGTCAAAGAAGCCAAGCCAGGGAAGGTGTTCCGGTTGATGAATGGTGACGAACACGCTGTTCCTCCTGATCACGGCCTCATTCACTTGTCAGCAGGTCTGCGGTGACGGGTCGCCGGGGCGGCGGCGCCCAGGAGTACACCAGGATGCAAAAGAGAACCTGGGCGATGATCTGCAGATCAAGGAGAAGCGACTGGCGCTCGATGTAGCGCAGATCCCACGCCAGCCGGGCGGGCAGGTGCCGCGCGATGTAATACTCTTGCAATGGCACCCCGGGCGGCGGCGGGTCGTGGTACGTAAAGTCGGGATACCAGCGAACATCCGACGGGGCGGCGAGACCGGGTCGCACGCTGAGCGTGCGTCGCTGCTCGGAGGTATAGTGGCGCTGGACAATCTCGTAGTCTTCGGGACGCGGCCCGATGATAGACATATCGCCTCGCAGCACGTTCCAGAGTTGCGGCAATTCATCAATTCGGAACCGGCGCAGCCATTTGCCGACGGGTGTAATCCGATCGTCATTCGCTTCCGTGACCCGCCGGTTCGGATGGTCGAGGCCCGTGCGCATGGTGCGCAGCTTGTACATCGTGAAGGGAACGCCATTGCGCCCCGCGCGACGCGCCCGGTAGAAGATCGGACCGGGTGAGCTCAGGCGGACCGCAATCGCCCCCGCCAGGATCAGGGGCCACGTCAGGGCCAGTCCAAGACCGGCGCACAGCACATCAAACAGGCGCTTGCCCATCGAACACCTCTCGCGATAGCATCGCCGGCGGTTGCTGACGCTGGGTTGGTTGCCGGCCCTCCAGGTAAAAGCGGAGCAGACCTTCGGCCTTGCGCAATGCCGGACGGTCCATCCCGGCACGCAGCATCCACCGAACCGCAGCGTGGCTCAGCGGGTTGAAGAGCGGCGCAGCCAGGGGATGAAAACAGACCCGCTGGCGCACCGGCCTGGCCCGATAGCCCATCAGGAACTTAAACTCGTCCACGCTCGGCGGCGCATCGAGTGAGTGTGTGCTGTAGAAGATGGCCCGCACCCCCGGACGCCCCCACAGTTCCACGCTCACGGTGAAGCAGAGCGCGTTATTCACATACTGATCCAGGTAATCGCGATGGCTCTGCGCCGTCAGGATCAGAAAGGTGTCATCCACGCGCGTCAGCAGGAGCGTCGCCGCCAGGTCTTCCCCGACGAAAGCGCCCCAGGCTTCGAAGCCGGGCAGGCCCCGGGCGGCCTGGCAAAGCCTTTCCCAGCCCGCCCGATCCATACTTGCCGCACGCCCCTGCCGGACAAGAGTGTCCTCCTGCAAACGCCATCCCTGCTCGGCAAGCTGATCAAGACTGATCGGAACAACCTTACTTTCACGCAATCCGCGCCGGATTTTGTTGCGTGTCCGTGGGCCTATCCGCTCGATAGTGTATGGCCCCTCGTCAAAGATGACGTGATAGCTCAGCAGACCGGTATGGAAGCCAGGCGGGGCCGAGTAGCGCAGACCCAGGGCGCCCGCCGTGCGCATCAGGCGGCGCAACTCGGCTTCAGGCGGCGCAAAGACGCGATGGAACGGGACGGGTTGGAAGACCCGCGCTCCCGCGTCGTACCACAGACTCCCGGCCCCCTCAATGATCCGGTGTCCGCGCCGGCGCAACCACTCGGCCAGATTCTCGTCATTCATAGGTTCCCCTTCGCGAATGATCCTGAAACCTGCCGTCGCAAGTTTGGCGGAAGCAGCCTGACTTGCAGGTCAAGGGTCTCGGCGAGCATTCGGTCAAGACTGTATCGTTCCATTACCCGGCTTCGGGCCTGGGTGGCGCACTGAAGCGCCAGTTCCGGTTCATTGGCGAAGCGCGCGATCATAGTCGCGAGCACCTCAGGCGCGCGTGGAGGCGCCAGTAACCCGGTGACCTCGTGCTCGATCAGTTCGGCATTGGCGAGGATGCTGGTGGTCACAATCGGACGGGCGGCGGCCATAGCTTCAAGGATCGAAATGGACAGACCTTCCCAGAGGGAGGGGCTGACAAAGATGTCCAGGGCCTCCAGGATGGCGGGGATGTCACGTCGAAAGCCCAGGAAGCGGACCTGGTCGCGCAGGTCGAGCGCATCGCGGAGTTGCTCAAGCGCGTCCCGTTCGGGACCATCGCCTGCCAGAAGCAGCGTGAAGGGCCGTGGACCCAGAAGCGAGCGTAACGAGGCCATGGCCCGAATAAGGCTGGCATTATCCTTCTGGGCAGCCAGGCGCCCGGTATTGCCGATCACCAGGTGCGTCTCGGGAATGCCGAGTTCACGGCGCAGGCTGCCGCCCGACATTGCAGGTTTTGTCCCGGCAAACGGCGATGGGTCGATCCCATTACAGATTGTGACAAGTTTCGATTGGGGCGCGCAGTGAAAGCGGCGCGCATTGATCGCGTCGGCGTGACTGACGCAGATAGTGCGGGTCGAAGCGAGCGTTGCTATGTATTCAAGCGGTGTAAAGAACAGACGCTCGGAGAGTGAGGAGAACTCATTGACGGCCCATCCCGCCTGGTGGTGCAGAATCACCGGTACGCCGGCCATGCGAGCAATGATCCGGCCAAGAAAGCCGGGGGTTGCCGTGTACGTATGCACGACGGCGTACCGTTCGCGGCGCAGCAGAGCGAAGAGTTGCGCCGCGGCCCGAATCTGGGGGCCGGGAGCGATGTCGCGCGGAATCAGGATCGAGGTGATGACCCGTAGACGTGGAATACGCTGCAACTCAGCAACAACGACCGGATCGGTTGCCAGGACATCCACGTCCCAACCCTGGTCCAGCAGGTAACGGCACCAGCGGATTAACAGGTAGTCGCCGCCGCCATAACTCGAGTTCCCGGCGATCTGGAGCGCTCGCATGCGCATTCTCCATCTTTCTGAGTAATCGGTCCGGCTTCGTCAGGATGATGAACCGTAGCGCCTGGAAATGATTGGCGCGAAGATCATCTGCGACTCAGCTTCTGGCGTCCGGGGGCTTCGCGGCGCAACAATGACGTCGGCGATCTTGCGCACGGTCGCGTGCAGCTCTGGATGGACCGCCAGATACGTCGGGTAGAGGTCATTGTCCCAGCGCCACATGTACCACCAGGCCCCGCTGATTTCCGGACGTCCATACACCAGGCTCGCGTAGTCCCACATTTCGTCGCTCGTGGGCATGCGGAGACTATCGCCCCGGTGCGCCATCGCTGGCATGGTCCAGATCAGGTGCGATTCAGGGGCATAGCGTCGCAACGTGGCGATCTCACGCTCGATATGCGCGATCAGTTCATCGCGTTGGTAGCTCCCATCGCTGCGAAAGGGGTAGAACGCTGTCTGACAATAGTCGCAGACCTCCGGCGCGATAGTTTTTGCGCGGCTGGCCTCGGCCCAGAAGGCAAAGCCGTTGATCTCGGAGTAAATCGGCACGGGCGCTATCTCCTTAATCGCCCGGTAGAGGGCCTGCTGTTCGGCCGTGGTGTAGCCGCAGGTATCGCACTCGTTCCAGTAGGGTTCGTGCAATCCATAGACGGCCAGGGTTGCTGGATGCCTGGCGACGGTTTCGAGGAACCGCCGGGCGGTGGCGTCAATGGTCCAGACCCCCGTTCGGCGGTCCAGCGTCCAGCCCTCGGGCCAGAGCCAGGGGATCACCCGCATCTTCAACGCCCGGGCCGTGTCGAGGTACGTCACCCACGTTGCCGGGTCCGCGTCGTAAGCGAAATCGGTGAGAACCACGTCGAAGCCAAGGGCGCGCACCTGCGGCAGTTCGGCCAGCGGAACGTATTGAATGCCATAGAATGGCAACACCGGGCTGGATTGGAGCGCGTGCGCCTCTTCGGTTGCCAGGCGAGTTGCTGGCAGTTGCGTTCCGGACACCTCTGCCACTGGTGCGGCGTGCGCCGCTGTCGTCGCCGTAGGCGGCGCCGATTCTGGGGTCGCTGTCGCCCCGATGTCTGAAGCCGCTGTTGCCGCCGGTGCTGGCGCCGCTGTGGGTTGAATATCCGAAGCCGATGGATTTGATAGCTGCGAACGGGTACTGCAGGAACTGATCAGGGTCAGCATGATTAGACTAAGCAGGATGATCGGCCACCAATGAGTGCGCATACAGGATCCTCGGACGCTACACTTCTGGCTCGACACCGTTACGCCGCTGCATTGTCATGTGCCACCGCCTGGTCAAACCGCCGATCGATTTGTTGAGGGCCAGTAGTTCCTCGACCCTCAACGCCAACATCATCCCGAGCAGACATACTCCACCCGCCACACCTGCCCCGGCGAGCGCCATAAGCTGCACCAGACCAGAGGTCACTCCCACGGAGGGCAACCAGCCCGCAATCAACCCGTAGCAGACGACCATCGTTCCTGCCATCATTCCCGAAGCCGCCAGCACTTTTCCCATCAGGATCGCTAACCCTGCAACCGGCTGTGGTCCAGCAATCCCCCCGAGAACCAGCGCTCCCACGCTACAGGCCAGGGCCTGCCCGATTGCATAGGCGACGGCCACGCCGGCAGCGCCGAATTGGTGCGCCAGGAGCGGCGCGGTGATCGCGACGCCAGCGAGTTGCGCGCCCGAGGCCAGCAGCACCAGTTGCGGGGCGCCAGAAGCAAACAGGTAACTCCGCGCCACCAGTAAATAGCCATACAGCGGTATCGTTGCCGCATAGATCCCCAGGACCAGGGCCGCCTCAACATTGATTGGGCCGCCTTCGCGCTCGAAGATGAACTGAATCAGAGGAAGCTTCAACGCCCAGACCGCCAGACCAACCGGCATTCCCAGCACAACCACGAGTCGCACTGCGGCCATCAGGGTCGCCTGCGCTTCACGCTGGCGCCCTGAGCTTCTTCCGGCCAGGCTGGTAGCCAGCGCTGAGAGTGACACCACCTCGACACCGGTAAAGAGCGTGTTCCCGATGACTGAGGCCAGACGATGGCCGTAGCTCAGCGCCGTGATACTCCCAGCAGGCAGGAATGAACCAACTATCCGCTCGACAATCAACACACTCTGGCTGACCAGGTTGTCAAGCAAGGGGACCGTCAGCATGCGTTCGACCCTGACGGAGCGCAACAGGTCAAGATCGATCATCATCCGGTAGTTCCCTCCCAGGCGCAGCCCGATGACCCCTCCAAGCACGCATGCCTGTACGAAAGCCGCCAGGGCAAAGCCCACGGCCACAACTTCGATCTGGTACGACCCTGTCGCGAAGAGGCTGATCACGACAACGCCAATCACAGTGCTCCCACGGATCAGTTCGATTGTCGCAGGCGCGGCAAACAGGTTATTCGCGTTAAGGAAGGCCCGCATCACACCTATCGGTACGACGAACACCAGCCCGGTGAGCATCACCGCCGCCATACGCGCGGCAAGGGCGCCATTGTCAGGGCCAAGCCCGGGCGCCAGCATCTTCGTCAATACGGGACTGCCCAGAACCATACCGGTTGCAAGGAGCAGCGCGCCTATGCTGCCCAGGGTAAGTACACTGTTGAAGACGGCCCACATCTGCGCCGGCCCGCCTCTGGTATGCACGCCAATGAAGATGGGTACAAGCCCTGACTGGCATGCCGGATAGATCAGCGACTCGGCGAGGATCAGCAGGGTATAGGCGACGAAGAAGGCGTCAGTCGCCCCCGTCAGCCCAAATCTGGCGATGATAACAATATCCACTACCAGCTTGACCAGCACGCCGAGTCCCATCAGCAACCCGGTGCGACTCGAGGCCAGGGCCAGTCCTGGTCCGCTTTGTTCCTTCACACCGAACTCCTCGCACCTCGCATTGGGGCGTCTCTGTGTTATACGTTTCCTCTCCCTAGCACCACAACGAGACTTCTTATCGTAGGGGAGGCTCGGAGGGGCTGCGCCCCTCCGAGAGCCCGTTCGGGTGCGGCGCGGCTTCGCCGCACCCGAACGGGGAGTCCTGCGGGAACCGAGGGCCCCCCTACCCCCGCCGAGACGAAGTCTCGTTGTCGTATCAGGGGCTTTCGGAGGGGCGAAGCCCCTCCGAAAGATAGAAAACGCTTTACTCGGGGGGCCTCGGACCCTCAAACCCCGTTGGCGGCGGCCCTGCCGCGAACCGACAAGGTAGAGGGGCACGTCATGATCCAGCCCAGGGCGAACATCACCCAGAAATATCGCCAGTGGATGGTGTCAATCACGACGCTGTTGAGCAACAACCCGATCCAGCAGGCTACCACCACTCGTGATGAGAGGCCATAAACCCGGTCATTACGGCCAAGCGCGCGCCACAAACTACCGCCAACCAGCGCCAGGATCAGCGCCAGCAGCGTAACCAGGCCGAAAATGCCATACTCGGCGAAGGTGCGGACATACAGGCTATGCGCATTGAACAGCATTCCAGGACCAATGCCGAACAGGTGACTTAATCCGGCTTCGATGCCTTCAGCCTGCGTGCTGAAGCGATCGACGTCGTATGACTGCATCAGCGTTGCCCGGCTGCGCAGGAAATCCAGCAGTTGCAGTTGCACAACCAGAACCACGAGCAATACAGCGCCGCTGATCCCTGGCAGGAATAACTGCAACCACTGCCGCACTGAGAGCGATGGCAACGTCAGCAGCATATAGATCATCACGGAGAGGATCAGATTGGCCCATGCCGCCCGCGAAAACGACAGAAACACGCCAGAACTCAGAGCGGCGATGGCGGCGATTTTTAGCCAGTAGCCTCTGCGGATCAGTTCCGGTCGGATCAATTCATCAATCAGAAAGACGATCGGCAAGACAAGAAATGGCGCGAAGACATTCGCATCCTTGAACAAAGCTCGCGCCCGATTCTCAAACACAAACAGTTCCCTGGTCGGGAGCACACCGCTCATCTGCAGACCAACCAGGAGCACCGACGCAACCGCTCCTCCTACGTACCCCAACATCAGCACACGCATGCGGTCGGATGACGTGACATACAGTTTCACGAAATAGCTGAGCGCGATCAGGTAAAACGTTATCGCCGTATAGCGCAGGCTGTAGCGCAGATCATCAGCTACAAGTAGCGCCACCAGATTCAGGGTTGCAAAGATCCAGCAACCCGCGTGGATCAGCAACGATCCCCGCAGGGAGTCCGGCGACAAACGACCGGCCAGGAAACCCAGGCCAAGCAGAAATGTGATTAACAGATCAACCGGAGCTGGCTCCCATTTCACGATCCCAAGCGTTGCAAAAGCAAGAAACGCAAACAGATCGAAATATGCCCATGCCAGGGCTGCCAGCGGCGCTATGCTCAGCAGGGCGATCAGCAGCACGGGGATGGGAATAGCATCAGGCGCGGCTCGCGCAACGACAACGGCGCCGACGCCAGCGATCCCGCTCAGCGCGAGGGTCATGAGATCGGAAGCGAGAGAGGATTGCCATCGTGCGCGCCGATACCCTTTAATCCACATACGCATCGTCACAACTCCCGGCAGTTGGCCCTCGCAGAGCCTGATCAGGTGCCTTATAGCAGGCTGCTCAACTCATAACTCCTGGATGAGTCGCAACGCCGCGTTCCGTTTATTGGCTGTGCAGACGCGCGTATTCAGTCACCGGCCGGTTGCTGGCCTGGATCACTGCTCCTCACCGCTATCGGTTGCCGTTGCTCGCCGATCGCGGTTGCGGGTCGCAAGAAAGGACGGGGCGGCGCATTGGTCAGGACAACCCCGAGCACCTGTGTTCCCGTGCGCTCGAGACTCTGGTAAACCTGTTCAAGATCGCTCTTGCGTGTTGCGCCTGCCCTGGCGG contains:
- a CDS encoding sugar transferase, translated to MGKRLFDVLCAGLGLALTWPLILAGAIAVRLSSPGPIFYRARRAGRNGVPFTMYKLRTMRTGLDHPNRRVTEANDDRITPVGKWLRRFRIDELPQLWNVLRGDMSIIGPRPEDYEIVQRHYTSEQRRTLSVRPGLAAPSDVRWYPDFTYHDPPPPGVPLQEYYIARHLPARLAWDLRYIERQSLLLDLQIIAQVLFCILVYSWAPPPRRPVTADLLTSE
- a CDS encoding DegT/DnrJ/EryC1/StrS family aminotransferase encodes the protein MSVSVRKARPVRERFLPFALPQIGDDEIAEVVDSLRSGWITTGPKVKRFEADLAAYVGSAHAIAVSSCTAGLHIALTALGIGPGDEVIVPTLTFCATANVVVHLGARPVLVDVGADGNVTPEAIRAAITPRTRAIVPVHFAGQACDLRAIYEVAIQHGLAVVEDAAHAIGSTYHGQRIGADTLAPGELRRVTVFSFYATKNMTTGEGGMITTADIDLAERMRLLSLHGMSRDAWKRYSSAGSWYYEVVAAGYKDNMTDLQAALGIHQLRRLDAFIATRQHYAAIYDAALSSVPGIRTLARHQDRNHVYHLYVIQVDPTVTGIERGAFIDALRARQIGTSVHFIPVHMHPFYAHHYHYQRGDLPMAEAIYDQSVSLPLYPLMSENDLEDVIAAIIDVVQG
- a CDS encoding glycosyltransferase family 4 protein encodes the protein MRALQIAGNSSYGGGDYLLIRWCRYLLDQGWDVDVLATDPVVVAELQRIPRLRVITSILIPRDIAPGPQIRAAAQLFALLRRERYAVVHTYTATPGFLGRIIARMAGVPVILHHQAGWAVNEFSSLSERLFFTPLEYIATLASTRTICVSHADAINARRFHCAPQSKLVTICNGIDPSPFAGTKPAMSGGSLRRELGIPETHLVIGNTGRLAAQKDNASLIRAMASLRSLLGPRPFTLLLAGDGPERDALEQLRDALDLRDQVRFLGFRRDIPAILEALDIFVSPSLWEGLSISILEAMAAARPIVTTSILANAELIEHEVTGLLAPPRAPEVLATMIARFANEPELALQCATQARSRVMERYSLDRMLAETLDLQVRLLPPNLRRQVSGSFAKGNL
- a CDS encoding WbqC family protein; translation: MFVTIHQPEHLPWLGFFDKLRQAELFVLLDTCQFAKDDFQNRNRIKTANGPTWLTVPVYKTGRSDQTINEVEICNDRNWRQRCWSLMRQSYGRAPYFNDHASFFADLYRRDWRSLVELNIAIITYLAEQFGLGGRFVRASKLGIDERGPTTVNLAICRAVGASAYLSGRAGRTYLDEERFAEHGIRVVYQDFQHPVYPQLWGDFIPAMSAVDLLFNCGPTSRAILDGASLPAGQPVEAPVYGPLA
- a CDS encoding PIG-L family deacetylase; this translates as MSKRVLVIAAHPDDETYGVGGTIARHVRRGDRVTVLIMTDGVTARHTVTSLQETAALNACAVLGVEDVRFARLPDQRLDALPLLELIRPITAAITDTGAQIVYTHHRGDANQDHRTIFAATMVAIRPFGACPVEQAYSYEVASSTEWGAPFAETAFQPTCFVDISSTLETKLRAVAVYTETHESEVKPFPHPRSPEATRIYAQQRGVSVGMLAAEAFVTIRQLMKED